Proteins found in one candidate division TA06 bacterium genomic segment:
- a CDS encoding YfhO family protein — protein MKKKQNPKAIPATTTPVLASGDLLNNFWLAAGLLLAMSLLFFNRALLSGQMLFGSDFVAGGYMTRNFIVESIKQFGTVPLWDPQIYGGVPLASVGTMSGDYWYFPMTVLYWLKLAPEKIVAASYFLHVLLAGIGTYLFLRAKRFSGTASFISAVGYMFTGSMVSLIYAGHDAKIAVSALLPWLLLFIDKTVDTRKLLWALLAGLVIGLSLMSPHVQMSYYLLLAGFFFALARIYQRFKADKNRNNVLKTVGLGLAMLVTGFSLYAVQALTLQDYIKFSARGQDKGYAYATSYSMPPEETINIVWPEFSGMLDKDSGERPTHWYWGRRDLKLHTEYVGVIPFLLALIGLIYSKRKKLKLFFILLGIFALIVAFGGFTPLYYLVYYLIPGMSKFRSPAMIFNLFSFAVAVLAAAGVQSLMEGQFGKKLFRHLLIGLGSVLLLGFVFTGAKDGMTSMLSGFAARGWGAQALWQGYGEMVKGYWIAFVILLMGVLLIWLLAKRKVSLTWWTAMAGLLIFAEMWRVDAKFMKAVSPADYFSKDEVVRVLKSDKSLYRVMPLQVHQSGNYLKLFNIQTVGGESPNPLRRYNEFVGINAQRLLPDFHNILDMNGLNFMSILGVKYLLLQQPLNHPDFTIYDSCYGGQVKIYQYQKALPRAWLAGNYEVIARETEILERIKQPGFDPSRSVILEEQPEGFVSAKQVPGNVVIDEYQPNQIKLSVEVLAPAIMVISENHYPAWQAYLDGQPVKTYRADYTFRAVVVPAGKHKVEFKYQSTPYNTGRAISLISALVVLLGIIGLGAWELAGNKRKKAEEIAS, from the coding sequence ATGAAGAAAAAACAAAATCCCAAAGCAATACCGGCCACTACAACTCCGGTTCTGGCAAGCGGTGATCTGTTGAACAATTTTTGGCTGGCGGCCGGTCTTCTACTGGCCATGAGCCTGCTTTTTTTCAACCGGGCGCTGTTATCCGGACAGATGCTTTTCGGCAGCGATTTCGTGGCAGGCGGGTATATGACCCGTAATTTCATCGTGGAAAGCATAAAACAATTTGGGACAGTACCATTGTGGGATCCCCAGATATACGGCGGAGTGCCTTTGGCCAGCGTAGGAACCATGTCCGGCGATTACTGGTACTTTCCGATGACCGTTTTATACTGGCTTAAGCTGGCGCCGGAAAAGATCGTCGCCGCCAGTTATTTTCTGCATGTACTGCTGGCCGGCATTGGAACCTACCTATTCCTGAGGGCCAAGCGCTTTTCCGGCACAGCCTCATTTATTTCAGCCGTGGGTTACATGTTCACCGGTTCCATGGTCAGCCTGATCTATGCCGGTCACGACGCCAAGATCGCGGTCTCGGCCCTGCTGCCGTGGCTGCTGCTGTTCATAGATAAAACAGTGGATACCCGGAAGCTTTTATGGGCATTGCTGGCCGGGTTGGTGATCGGCCTGTCTCTGATGTCGCCCCACGTTCAGATGTCCTATTACCTGCTTTTAGCAGGATTCTTTTTTGCCCTGGCCAGAATATATCAGAGATTCAAGGCCGACAAGAATAGGAACAACGTCCTTAAAACCGTCGGGCTGGGCCTGGCCATGCTTGTGACCGGTTTCTCGCTTTACGCGGTCCAGGCGTTGACCCTGCAGGACTACATCAAATTCTCGGCCCGGGGCCAGGACAAAGGGTATGCTTATGCCACCTCATATTCCATGCCGCCGGAAGAGACAATCAACATCGTCTGGCCGGAGTTCTCCGGGATGTTAGACAAGGATTCCGGCGAACGCCCCACCCATTGGTACTGGGGCCGACGCGACCTTAAACTTCACACCGAATACGTCGGGGTGATCCCATTTCTGCTGGCCCTGATCGGATTGATATACAGCAAAAGGAAAAAGCTGAAACTGTTCTTCATATTACTCGGGATATTTGCCCTGATCGTGGCCTTCGGCGGATTTACTCCGTTGTATTACCTGGTCTATTATCTTATCCCCGGAATGTCAAAGTTTCGCAGTCCGGCCATGATCTTCAACCTGTTCTCCTTCGCCGTGGCGGTGCTGGCGGCCGCAGGGGTCCAATCGCTGATGGAGGGCCAGTTTGGCAAAAAACTATTCCGCCACCTGCTGATCGGACTGGGTTCAGTATTGCTGCTGGGTTTTGTTTTTACCGGAGCCAAGGACGGAATGACCTCAATGCTTTCCGGGTTTGCCGCCCGGGGCTGGGGCGCCCAAGCCTTGTGGCAGGGTTACGGGGAAATGGTCAAGGGATACTGGATAGCTTTTGTGATCCTGCTGATGGGGGTTCTGCTGATCTGGCTGTTGGCAAAACGGAAAGTTTCCCTGACCTGGTGGACAGCCATGGCCGGTCTGCTGATATTTGCCGAAATGTGGAGGGTGGATGCCAAGTTCATGAAAGCGGTTTCCCCCGCAGACTATTTTTCCAAAGACGAAGTGGTCCGGGTGCTGAAAAGTGACAAATCCCTTTACCGGGTGATGCCCTTGCAGGTACATCAGTCCGGGAATTATCTTAAACTATTCAATATCCAGACCGTCGGCGGAGAGAGCCCCAACCCCCTGCGTCGGTATAACGAATTTGTGGGGATCAACGCCCAAAGGCTGCTGCCGGATTTTCACAACATCCTGGACATGAACGGGCTTAATTTCATGTCCATTCTGGGAGTAAAATACCTTTTACTGCAGCAGCCTTTGAACCATCCAGATTTCACGATTTACGATTCCTGCTATGGAGGGCAGGTCAAGATATACCAGTACCAAAAAGCCCTGCCCCGGGCCTGGTTAGCTGGAAATTACGAAGTGATCGCCAGGGAAACGGAGATCCTGGAACGCATCAAACAGCCAGGCTTTGATCCCTCCCGAAGCGTTATTTTGGAAGAACAGCCGGAGGGGTTCGTTTCCGCCAAACAGGTCCCGGGAAACGTAGTGATCGATGAATACCAGCCCAACCAGATAAAACTATCAGTTGAAGTCTTGGCCCCGGCCATAATGGTGATCAGCGAAAACCATTACCCGGCCTGGCAGGCTTATCTGGATGGCCAGCCGGTCAAAACCTACCGGGCCGACTACACTTTCCGGGCGGTTGTGGTGCCGGCCGGAAAGCACAAAGTTGAGTTTAAGTACCAGTCTACGCCGTACAATACAGGACGGGCCATAAGTCTTATCTCTGCGCTGGTTGTGCTGTTGGGAATAATCGGGCTGGGCGCCTGGGAACTGGCCGGAAACAAAAGGAAAAAAGCAGAAGAGATTGCTTCATAA
- a CDS encoding GIY-YIG nuclease family protein, producing the protein MYCVYIIQSTTTNKYYTGYTSDLAQRLQRHNANQTKSIKNQGPFVLVHSEEFKTRDDAYRRERQIKRYKGGNAFKKLVNP; encoded by the coding sequence ATGTATTGTGTCTATATCATACAAAGTACTACGACAAATAAATATTATACCGGCTACACTTCAGACTTGGCACAGCGGTTACAACGACATAACGCCAATCAAACCAAATCAATTAAGAATCAAGGACCTTTTGTTTTGGTGCATTCTGAAGAATTTAAGACCAGAGACGATGCTTACCGTCGAGAGCGGCAGATCAAGAGATACAAAGGCGGCAATGCTTTTAAGAAATTGGTAAATCCCTAA
- a CDS encoding DMT family transporter translates to MSSHLGEIAALITAICWTVTALAFEPASKKIGSVAVNLIKLALGALLLGCFTLVTRGMFLPFDASAHTWLWLSLSGVAGFVIGDYCLFKSYTIISARVAMLVMALAPPMAALMGWLWLGEKLVSVDIWGMALTLLGISLVVLKKDAGSNQLSFKHPVAGVLLALGGALGQAGGLVLSKYGMQGYHPFASAQIRVITGLAGFAILYTALGGWRRLPGIFKDRSLMGQLSLGTAFGPFLGVSFSLLAVQHTSTGIASTIMALVPVLIIPPSVILFKQRVSLMEIIGAVVAVAGVWLLFFK, encoded by the coding sequence ATGTCATCACATCTTGGTGAAATTGCCGCCCTGATAACAGCCATCTGCTGGACGGTCACCGCCCTGGCCTTTGAGCCGGCCTCCAAAAAGATCGGCTCAGTAGCGGTCAATCTGATCAAGCTGGCACTGGGAGCGCTGCTTTTGGGCTGTTTTACCCTGGTCACCCGGGGCATGTTCCTGCCGTTTGACGCCTCCGCCCATACCTGGCTGTGGCTTTCGCTGTCGGGGGTGGCCGGGTTCGTCATCGGAGACTATTGTTTGTTCAAATCCTACACCATCATCAGCGCCCGGGTGGCCATGCTGGTGATGGCCCTGGCCCCGCCCATGGCGGCGCTGATGGGCTGGCTGTGGCTGGGGGAAAAACTAGTTTCTGTAGACATCTGGGGAATGGCCCTGACCCTGCTGGGTATCTCCCTGGTGGTTTTGAAGAAAGATGCCGGATCGAACCAGTTATCCTTCAAGCATCCGGTGGCCGGAGTGCTGCTGGCCCTGGGCGGGGCGCTGGGGCAGGCCGGAGGGTTGGTTCTTTCCAAATACGGGATGCAGGGATACCATCCCTTTGCCTCGGCCCAGATCAGGGTGATTACCGGGTTGGCCGGGTTCGCCATCCTGTACACCGCACTGGGCGGTTGGCGCCGCTTGCCGGGGATATTCAAGGATCGCAGCCTGATGGGCCAGCTGTCCCTTGGCACTGCTTTTGGACCATTTTTGGGCGTGTCGTTTTCCCTGCTGGCGGTCCAGCATACTTCTACCGGGATAGCCTCCACCATCATGGCCTTGGTGCCGGTGCTGATCATCCCGCCCTCGGTGATCCTGTTCAAACAGCGGGTCAGTTTAATGGAGATCATCGGAGCTGTGGTGGCGGTGGCCGGTGTCTGGCTGTTGTTTTTTAAATGA
- a CDS encoding PAS domain S-box protein → MKKAIIKWISNSRILFIVLSVAIVAFASALYVYEAKRNLRDFYLDLKEVSDSKVHILLNWIDERENDARNIQESNVFSMWTNSWMKSRDPYSMHMMQDHINAINSTFVYSDVLLYDLNGDLNAIIVGDTEPKNPDTGRLVIESFQTGKVVWGEFYLCSECKKDEVDIFVPIHYPPSGRGRVIAVLQMSVAAAKYLDSFISEWPPLTATGDVLVLRQSELSRFNNARYDQNRYPKGIPLEKAMTADTNAITAGTFNHRGAEILCAVKKVPGKPWYIAAVMSGSEVRRAMKSWVLSLLLSVLFLNAMLWIVNALVIATNKRNQYKKQYEMELEQKILLQHIDYITKYANDIIFLIDETGRIVQANDRAFATYGYNIDEITKLRVLDLRTERFRASYESDFKRAAEKGGIIYETEHQRKDGSVLPVEVSLRRFEIGKKRYFQAIIRDITDRKNSETALKASEQQKDLILNSVPVAIYISNLDPQTDTAWISGNVKMVTGFSAEEYLSQPDFWRKRLHPEDREIVLKAFENATEEGEGDIEYRWLHKNGRYRWYQDRFLVRDIGGTREILGLINDIHDHKMSHKRETILYAISQASHTSSDLRELYKHLHEIVSELIPARNFYISLLSEDGKMLHFPYYVDEVESHQPPRTLGLGLTEYVLKTKSPLLITPQLYRELQEHKKLEAVGALFHNWLGVPLTTEGKIIGVLAVQSYNEGEQYDEIDRDMLVFVSDHIAEAISRKRGQEALQESEAKHSHLLSSIALPVLSLQEDLTVYYCNQAYADFVGLSIEQIEGRKLLELFPDFEKTNSYDAYLACLQTGQPQVVEGVMKDGVYLCASIYKTSNGLLAVCEDITERRMAENALEQSEYRYRTTLDAVNEMIHVIDKDYNIQLMNKTFIDYCRNNGICEDCNGKNIFDIFPFLPQSVNEEYAKVFSGKESVISEDVIIINKREIITKTRKIPILENGQVVRVVTVITDITDLKKQEDAIRESREKYQSVFDNSNDGIFIMKDDTFVDCNKALLTMFAMDRREDIVGKTPETTSPEYQDNGLTSKEYGRQLIDKALSGKIQFFDWKHRKKAGEIFECEISLSRLELKGEYYLMAILRDVTEKKESERKLRENEQRYTIVVEKTGHLVYDYNVATGKIKWSGAVKEVTGYGSKEIEKIGIEEWEALIHPDDKEFVLNHLEACLSTVSSFDVEYRLKKADGQYIFVSDHGIFLPGKEGKAERMLGTMADVTERKRMDISLKQSEERYKTLFTDTLESLSITKKGILCDVNSAWLKLHKYDNKDEVIGKDITEILAPQDRGVIIERRARVFSNDTERIFEARDMTKAGEIIEVEVSSSTIILDGEEAIISAIQNISKKKQDEKRLRELNKRFEYVLGATKTGFDIIDPEHNIIYINPEWEKEYGTCEKDKCYKYFMNRDSVCENCGIDTALKTKTTTITEEFLIKEKRWVEVHTIPYRNEDGGWVVAEFNIDITQRKRDQKIMENRQKALQEVYKIATSLDETFQGICDRVAINLSQILEVPHMAVQLLKNGKINVISYYGEGKIENNMILPLEGSPCEKAYQKGQPLEINGSLRQIFPKFFLNEKYDLNSYLGMPIKNRKGKVTGLICIYDYRQHIFNQEEMVLLEIFAHYIGYEIERSEMENSLREADKGKLLSDIASGVAHEVRNPLHAIQAITEAMAKGIDGNPDYAEYLMHIKMQVSRLSQLMKDLLELGKPVPSSEFIREPVLGIVVTAKKYWQDAQTDTKNNIELQNNLDSEIYIYADAAKIQEVVINLLDNAVQHSPAGKSVTIELSQQGHENVTIKIIDQGTGVKPQTEEKVFEPFYTTRRKGTGLGLAICKRIIESHEGNIQLTNNINMPGCTVQFTLPVCKEEKA, encoded by the coding sequence ATGAAAAAGGCAATTATAAAGTGGATTTCAAATAGCCGGATTCTCTTCATTGTGTTGTCAGTGGCGATAGTAGCATTTGCATCAGCCTTGTACGTCTACGAAGCTAAAAGAAACCTGCGCGATTTTTATTTGGATTTAAAAGAAGTATCCGACTCAAAAGTCCATATTTTGCTCAACTGGATAGATGAAAGGGAAAACGATGCCCGGAATATCCAGGAAAGCAATGTCTTCAGCATGTGGACGAATAGCTGGATGAAAAGCAGGGATCCCTATAGCATGCACATGATGCAAGATCACATTAATGCTATAAACAGCACCTTTGTTTATTCGGATGTACTATTATACGATCTGAACGGCGACTTGAATGCCATAATAGTAGGCGACACTGAACCTAAGAACCCCGACACCGGGAGATTGGTGATTGAATCGTTCCAAACCGGCAAAGTCGTATGGGGCGAGTTTTATCTCTGCAGTGAATGCAAGAAAGACGAAGTCGACATATTCGTCCCCATCCATTATCCCCCATCGGGCAGGGGCAGGGTCATTGCGGTTCTGCAGATGAGCGTAGCTGCAGCTAAATACCTGGACAGTTTTATATCGGAATGGCCCCCGCTTACCGCCACCGGAGACGTGCTGGTGTTGCGACAGTCCGAATTGAGCCGTTTTAACAATGCCAGATACGATCAGAACAGGTACCCCAAAGGCATTCCCTTAGAAAAGGCAATGACCGCCGATACCAACGCTATAACTGCCGGAACATTTAACCATCGGGGCGCCGAGATTCTATGTGCCGTAAAAAAAGTGCCGGGCAAGCCGTGGTACATTGCGGCCGTAATGAGCGGCAGCGAGGTTCGCAGGGCAATGAAATCTTGGGTGCTGAGCCTGTTGCTGTCCGTGCTTTTTCTGAACGCGATGTTGTGGATCGTAAACGCGCTGGTGATTGCCACCAATAAGAGGAACCAGTACAAAAAGCAGTATGAGATGGAGTTGGAACAGAAGATACTTCTTCAGCATATTGATTATATAACAAAATACGCCAACGACATAATATTTCTCATTGATGAAACCGGCAGAATTGTGCAAGCCAACGATAGGGCTTTTGCCACTTACGGATACAATATTGATGAAATTACAAAACTGCGGGTGCTCGACCTAAGAACCGAAAGATTCCGGGCGAGCTATGAATCGGATTTTAAAAGGGCGGCCGAAAAAGGCGGAATCATATATGAAACAGAGCATCAGCGAAAAGACGGTTCTGTTTTGCCGGTAGAGGTAAGCCTTAGAAGATTTGAGATTGGAAAGAAGCGGTATTTTCAAGCCATAATCCGGGATATAACCGATAGAAAGAATAGCGAGACGGCTTTAAAAGCCAGCGAACAGCAGAAAGACCTGATTTTAAACTCGGTTCCGGTGGCCATATATATATCCAACCTCGACCCCCAGACCGATACTGCCTGGATAAGCGGGAACGTGAAGATGGTTACCGGGTTCAGCGCCGAGGAATACCTGTCCCAGCCTGATTTTTGGCGGAAACGTCTGCATCCCGAAGATAGGGAGATAGTGCTTAAGGCTTTTGAGAATGCGACGGAAGAAGGGGAGGGCGATATTGAGTACAGGTGGCTGCATAAAAACGGCCGCTATCGGTGGTACCAGGACCGGTTCTTGGTAAGGGATATCGGCGGAACCCGCGAAATCTTGGGGCTGATAAACGATATCCACGACCACAAGATGAGCCACAAGCGGGAGACCATATTGTATGCCATTTCCCAGGCTTCTCACACTTCATCCGATCTTAGGGAACTGTACAAACATCTGCACGAAATAGTATCCGAGCTTATCCCGGCCAGGAACTTCTACATATCACTGCTCAGCGAAGACGGCAAGATGCTGCACTTTCCGTACTATGTGGACGAAGTCGAATCCCATCAACCACCTCGTACCCTGGGCTTGGGCCTGACCGAATACGTGCTTAAGACAAAGTCCCCGCTTTTGATTACACCCCAGCTTTACAGAGAGTTGCAGGAGCACAAAAAGCTTGAGGCGGTGGGAGCTTTATTTCACAACTGGCTGGGCGTACCGCTTACGACTGAAGGTAAAATCATCGGCGTACTGGCGGTGCAAAGCTACAATGAGGGGGAGCAATACGATGAAATCGACAGGGATATGCTGGTATTTGTGTCGGATCACATTGCTGAGGCTATATCCCGAAAGAGAGGCCAGGAGGCTCTGCAAGAAAGCGAGGCCAAGCACAGCCACCTGCTTTCCAGTATAGCCTTGCCGGTGCTTTCGCTTCAAGAGGACCTGACTGTTTATTACTGCAATCAAGCTTATGCTGATTTTGTTGGTTTAAGCATCGAGCAAATAGAAGGCAGGAAACTATTGGAATTGTTTCCCGATTTTGAAAAGACCAATAGTTATGATGCATATCTGGCTTGTCTCCAAACCGGCCAGCCGCAGGTAGTGGAAGGGGTCATGAAGGATGGTGTCTATCTTTGTGCCAGTATTTATAAGACATCCAACGGATTGCTTGCTGTCTGTGAGGACATCACTGAACGCAGAATGGCGGAAAACGCTTTGGAGCAATCGGAATATCGCTACCGGACAACATTAGATGCTGTCAACGAGATGATCCATGTAATCGACAAAGATTATAATATTCAATTAATGAACAAAACATTTATTGATTACTGCAGGAATAACGGGATATGTGAAGATTGCAACGGTAAAAATATATTTGACATATTTCCCTTCTTGCCGCAAAGCGTTAATGAGGAATATGCAAAAGTATTCTCAGGCAAGGAAAGTGTGATTTCCGAAGATGTGATTATCATTAACAAGCGGGAGATAATAACAAAAACCAGAAAGATACCCATCCTGGAAAACGGCCAGGTAGTGAGGGTCGTCACCGTAATAACTGATATTACCGACCTTAAAAAACAGGAAGACGCAATAAGAGAAAGCCGGGAAAAATACCAAAGTGTATTCGATAATTCTAATGACGGTATATTCATTATGAAAGATGACACCTTCGTTGACTGCAATAAGGCCTTATTGACCATGTTTGCCATGGATCGCAGAGAAGATATCGTGGGAAAAACGCCCGAAACGACATCTCCCGAATACCAGGACAATGGTTTAACATCTAAAGAATACGGAAGGCAATTGATAGACAAAGCCCTTTCCGGGAAGATTCAGTTTTTCGACTGGAAACACAGAAAAAAGGCAGGCGAGATATTTGAGTGCGAGATATCTCTCAGCAGGTTGGAATTAAAAGGGGAATATTATCTGATGGCTATACTGCGGGATGTGACCGAGAAAAAAGAATCCGAAAGAAAGCTGCGCGAAAACGAACAAAGATACACCATAGTTGTTGAAAAAACCGGACATTTAGTTTACGATTACAACGTGGCTACGGGAAAGATAAAATGGTCTGGAGCAGTTAAGGAAGTAACGGGTTATGGCAGCAAAGAAATCGAAAAGATCGGCATAGAAGAGTGGGAGGCTCTTATACATCCAGATGATAAGGAGTTTGTACTGAATCACCTTGAAGCGTGTCTGTCTACTGTAAGCTCATTTGACGTAGAATACCGGTTAAAAAAGGCTGATGGGCAGTATATCTTTGTGTCGGATCACGGGATCTTCCTCCCGGGAAAGGAAGGGAAAGCGGAAAGAATGCTGGGCACGATGGCTGATGTTACTGAAAGAAAGAGAATGGATATTTCTTTAAAGCAAAGCGAGGAAAGGTATAAAACTCTGTTCACTGATACCCTTGAATCGTTAAGTATTACTAAAAAGGGAATACTATGTGATGTCAACAGCGCTTGGCTTAAACTTCATAAATATGACAATAAGGATGAAGTGATTGGGAAGGATATCACTGAAATACTGGCGCCCCAGGATCGGGGTGTTATCATAGAAAGAAGAGCGAGAGTCTTTTCAAACGATACTGAAAGAATATTTGAAGCGCGCGATATGACCAAAGCAGGTGAGATCATAGAAGTGGAAGTGAGTTCAAGCACGATCATTTTGGACGGGGAGGAAGCCATAATATCAGCTATACAGAACATTTCTAAGAAGAAACAGGACGAAAAAAGGCTCCGGGAACTAAATAAGAGGTTTGAGTACGTATTAGGAGCCACTAAAACTGGCTTTGACATAATAGATCCTGAACACAATATAATTTACATAAACCCTGAATGGGAAAAAGAGTATGGGACGTGTGAAAAAGACAAATGTTATAAATATTTCATGAACAGGGATAGTGTTTGCGAAAACTGCGGAATAGATACTGCCCTGAAAACAAAAACCACCACCATTACCGAAGAGTTCTTGATTAAGGAAAAGCGCTGGGTTGAAGTTCACACCATACCATACAGGAACGAAGACGGAGGATGGGTGGTGGCCGAGTTCAATATTGACATAACCCAAAGAAAACGCGACCAGAAAATAATGGAGAACAGGCAGAAGGCTCTGCAGGAAGTCTATAAGATCGCCACATCTTTGGATGAGACGTTTCAGGGTATCTGCGACCGGGTAGCGATAAATCTGTCGCAGATCCTTGAAGTTCCCCACATGGCGGTACAGTTGTTGAAAAACGGAAAGATCAATGTGATTTCATATTATGGTGAGGGAAAAATTGAGAATAATATGATACTTCCTTTGGAGGGCTCACCTTGCGAGAAAGCCTACCAGAAAGGCCAGCCACTGGAAATCAACGGCTCATTGCGCCAGATATTCCCGAAGTTCTTTTTAAATGAGAAGTACGACCTGAATTCATATTTGGGAATGCCAATAAAGAACCGGAAAGGAAAGGTAACGGGATTGATATGCATATATGATTACCGCCAGCACATCTTCAATCAGGAGGAAATGGTATTATTGGAGATATTCGCTCATTACATAGGATATGAGATCGAGCGGTCAGAAATGGAGAACAGCCTGAGAGAAGCCGATAAAGGAAAACTGTTAAGCGATATTGCTTCGGGAGTGGCGCATGAGGTTCGTAATCCATTGCATGCCATCCAGGCTATAACAGAAGCCATGGCCAAGGGTATTGACGGCAACCCTGATTATGCCGAATACCTGATGCATATTAAAATGCAGGTAAGCCGGCTGTCGCAACTGATGAAAGACCTGTTGGAACTGGGCAAGCCAGTACCGTCATCGGAATTTATAAGGGAGCCGGTCTTGGGAATTGTTGTTACAGCAAAAAAATATTGGCAGGATGCACAAACGGACACCAAAAATAACATCGAGTTGCAGAATAACCTGGATTCTGAAATATATATTTACGCTGATGCGGCCAAGATCCAGGAAGTGGTCATAAACCTCCTGGATAATGCGGTGCAACACAGTCCTGCCGGGAAGAGTGTCACAATTGAACTTTCCCAACAGGGACACGAAAATGTGACGATTAAAATAATTGACCAGGGAACCGGGGTTAAACCCCAAACCGAAGAGAAAGTGTTTGAACCTTTCTATACTACCAGAAGAAAAGGCACTGGCCTGGGCCTGGCGATATGCAAACGCATCATCGAAAGCCACGAAGGCAATATCCAGTTAACGAATAATATAAACATGCCCGGGTGCACGGTGCAGTTTACTTTACCTGTTTGCAAGGAGGAAAAAGCGTGA
- a CDS encoding flippase-like domain-containing protein: MKRFLSGTALKKAAAFLVILVIAYFLGRQLYSGWQDIPFSSLKFNYFWLVFSYLGLFASFACSIKAWEIILEGLGSKMSFTRSWWVITASFLAKYIPGHVWAVGGRMILCKAEGISEKISGTAMIIEMMGLLLGSLLAGIAGIPFLLTQGVPSWVWLMTVPAGVLLILLFSPLLFSLLRWSAKIILKREVALAASPARFGAAVLLYFISALIQGAAFFCLIRAIYPIGLKFLPGAIGLYNGAWAVGFLSLITPGGLGVREGAMAFLLEYFIPVPLAIIISILARLWITLFEVLVALIGLKFRKQ; encoded by the coding sequence ATGAAGCGCTTTTTATCAGGGACGGCCCTAAAAAAAGCCGCCGCCTTTTTGGTGATCCTTGTCATTGCCTATTTCCTGGGAAGGCAGTTATACAGTGGCTGGCAGGATATTCCTTTTTCCAGCCTAAAGTTCAATTATTTCTGGCTGGTCTTCTCATACCTGGGTTTGTTTGCTTCTTTCGCCTGCTCAATAAAAGCCTGGGAGATCATTCTGGAAGGGCTGGGATCCAAGATGAGCTTTACCCGGTCATGGTGGGTGATCACTGCTTCCTTCCTAGCAAAATATATTCCCGGGCATGTCTGGGCTGTGGGCGGCAGGATGATACTGTGCAAGGCCGAGGGCATCTCCGAAAAGATCAGCGGTACGGCCATGATCATAGAAATGATGGGCCTTTTGCTGGGTTCTCTTTTGGCAGGCATAGCCGGCATTCCCTTTCTCTTAACCCAGGGAGTTCCTTCATGGGTCTGGCTGATGACCGTTCCGGCTGGGGTTTTGTTGATTCTTTTGTTCTCCCCTTTGCTTTTCTCCCTCTTGCGCTGGTCGGCCAAAATAATCCTGAAGCGGGAGGTAGCACTGGCCGCCAGCCCCGCCAGGTTTGGTGCGGCAGTGTTGTTGTATTTTATCTCCGCCCTGATTCAGGGGGCGGCATTCTTCTGCCTGATCCGTGCCATATATCCCATCGGCCTAAAATTCCTGCCGGGAGCCATAGGCCTTTATAACGGAGCCTGGGCGGTGGGTTTTTTAAGCCTGATAACTCCCGGCGGGTTGGGGGTAAGGGAAGGGGCCATGGCCTTTTTATTGGAATATTTCATCCCGGTTCCGCTGGCGATCATCATCTCGATCCTGGCCAGATTGTGGATCACGCTGTTTGAGGTTCTGGTGGCCTTGATCGGTTTGAAATTCAGAAAACAGTAA
- a CDS encoding GIY-YIG nuclease family protein produces the protein MSNKTKTTTAKEWLVYILKCSDGSYYTGITNDLAKRLKNHATGTASKYTRSRLPVKAVYQEILPTKGRALRRELEIKTLTRIQKTLLIKALIQK, from the coding sequence ATCTCAAATAAAACAAAAACCACAACTGCCAAAGAATGGCTGGTTTACATCCTTAAATGCAGCGATGGAAGCTACTACACCGGCATTACCAACGATCTGGCCAAGCGTTTAAAAAACCATGCCACAGGTACTGCTTCCAAATATACCAGATCAAGACTGCCGGTGAAGGCAGTCTATCAGGAAATACTGCCAACCAAAGGCCGGGCCTTGCGCCGGGAACTGGAAATAAAAACACTGACCCGAATACAAAAAACTCTTTTAATAAAGGCATTGATACAAAAGTAA
- the tadA gene encoding tRNA adenosine(34) deaminase TadA: MNRNDQNLMGRAIDLARKAALNHEVPVGAVVVCGEKIVGRGWNQVETKKDASRHAEIIALRQAAKKLGRWRLTGCTLYVTLEPCAMCAGAMVLARIDRLVFAASDPKAGACGSVFNIVEDSRLNHRILIERGLLENEASQMLRDFFKKRRSVKP; the protein is encoded by the coding sequence ATGAACCGTAACGACCAAAATTTGATGGGCCGGGCAATAGACCTGGCCCGAAAAGCGGCCCTGAACCACGAAGTCCCGGTGGGGGCCGTGGTTGTTTGTGGGGAAAAGATCGTGGGCCGGGGCTGGAACCAGGTGGAGACAAAAAAGGACGCCTCCCGCCACGCCGAGATCATTGCCCTAAGGCAGGCCGCCAAAAAACTGGGCCGCTGGCGGCTTACCGGCTGCACCTTGTACGTGACCCTGGAGCCCTGCGCCATGTGCGCCGGAGCTATGGTACTGGCCCGGATAGACCGGCTGGTGTTTGCTGCATCCGACCCCAAGGCCGGGGCCTGCGGCTCGGTGTTCAATATCGTCGAGGACTCCCGCCTTAACCACCGGATACTGATTGAGAGAGGCTTGCTAGAAAATGAGGCTTCGCAAATGCTGAGAGATTTCTTTAAAAAAAGACGTTCAGTAAAACCCTAA